One window of the Brevundimonas goettingensis genome contains the following:
- a CDS encoding DEAD/DEAH box helicase yields the protein MTEFANLGLSPTTLQAVADTGYTTATPIQAQAIPVALAGRDVLGIAQTGTGKTAAFTLPLIDKLSKGRARARMPRALVLAPTRELADQVAMSFEKYAKGTKLSWVLLIGGVSMGDQVAALNKGVDVLIATPGRLLDLFERGKMLLTGVELMVVDEADRMLDMGFIPDIERIFKLTPPKRQTLFFSATMPPEITRLTQAFLKDPTRIEASRPAQTAETITQYLVRIPTSDPKAKRAALRELVGREDVRNGIVFCNRKSEVDVVAKSLKQHGFDAAPIHGDLDQSLRTKTLADFRSGALKILVASDVAARGLDIPDVSHVFNYDVSHHADDYVHRIGRTGRAGKLGQAFMIVTPADDKGLDKVLKLIKMAPEELKLDIDWSALGGRRDSKPSERSEGRSESRGSSHGRAPRGEKAAEIEVVETVAAPAVEAAPSVKADSDETPARRTRSRRGRGADKAAPVETAVEAVAPAARAEAEPSDARPAREPKLRQADRPGASKDRELPPAREGSGFGADIPAFLRRPVPVRA from the coding sequence ATGACAGAATTCGCAAACCTGGGCCTTTCGCCCACGACCCTGCAAGCGGTCGCCGACACCGGCTATACGACCGCGACCCCGATCCAGGCCCAGGCCATCCCCGTAGCCCTCGCCGGCCGCGACGTGCTGGGCATCGCCCAGACGGGCACCGGCAAGACCGCCGCCTTCACCCTCCCCCTCATCGACAAGCTGTCCAAGGGCCGCGCCCGGGCCCGTATGCCCCGCGCCCTGGTTCTGGCCCCCACCCGCGAACTGGCCGACCAGGTCGCGATGAGCTTCGAGAAATACGCCAAGGGCACCAAGCTCAGCTGGGTGCTGCTGATCGGCGGCGTCTCCATGGGCGACCAGGTCGCGGCGCTGAACAAGGGCGTTGACGTCCTGATCGCGACGCCCGGCCGCCTTCTGGACCTGTTCGAGCGCGGCAAGATGCTGTTGACCGGCGTCGAGCTGATGGTCGTCGACGAAGCCGACCGCATGCTGGACATGGGCTTCATCCCGGACATCGAGCGCATCTTCAAACTGACGCCGCCCAAGCGCCAGACCCTGTTCTTCTCGGCGACCATGCCGCCCGAGATCACCCGCCTGACCCAGGCCTTCCTGAAGGATCCGACCCGGATCGAGGCCTCTCGTCCGGCCCAGACGGCCGAGACGATCACCCAGTATCTGGTCCGCATCCCGACCTCGGACCCCAAGGCCAAGCGCGCCGCCCTGCGCGAGCTGGTCGGCCGCGAGGACGTCCGCAACGGCATCGTCTTCTGCAACCGCAAATCCGAAGTCGACGTCGTCGCCAAGTCGCTGAAACAGCACGGCTTCGACGCCGCGCCGATCCACGGCGACCTCGACCAGTCGCTGCGTACGAAGACCCTGGCGGACTTCCGCTCGGGCGCGCTCAAGATCCTGGTGGCCTCCGACGTCGCTGCGCGCGGTCTGGACATCCCGGACGTCAGCCACGTCTTCAACTACGACGTCTCGCACCACGCCGACGACTATGTCCACCGCATCGGCCGCACCGGCCGCGCGGGCAAGCTGGGTCAGGCCTTCATGATCGTGACCCCGGCCGACGACAAGGGTCTGGACAAGGTCCTGAAGCTGATCAAGATGGCGCCCGAAGAGCTGAAGCTGGACATCGACTGGTCCGCCCTGGGCGGTCGTCGCGACTCCAAGCCCTCGGAGCGTTCCGAAGGCCGTTCGGAAAGTCGGGGCTCCAGCCATGGTCGCGCCCCGCGTGGCGAGAAAGCCGCCGAAATCGAGGTCGTCGAGACCGTCGCCGCTCCCGCCGTCGAGGCCGCCCCGAGCGTCAAGGCTGACTCCGACGAGACCCCGGCCCGCCGCACGCGCAGCCGCCGTGGCCGCGGCGCCGACAAGGCAGCCCCGGTCGAGACCGCTGTGGAAGCCGTCGCCCCCGCGGCCAGGGCTGAAGCCGAGCCCTCGGACGCCCGCCCGGCCCGCGAGCCCAAGCTGCGTCAGGCCGATCGTCCCGGCGCCTCGAAGGACCGCGAACTGCCGCCCGCCCGGGAAGGCTCCGGCTTCGGCGCCGACATCCCGGCCTTCCTGCGTCGCCCGGTTCCGGTCCGCGCCTGA
- a CDS encoding GGDEF domain-containing protein: MASQVETALRGPEAFQLARRALAEMETAGVWPTPLNFELWLHYVGDPEGPLGREITRLLGNKDAFTEGTAEMLAAEYLPRGRLSEEIRDAGAVLNRELSSVSDAIAKARESQAAYGETLAEAGANIEQAAAPADLKQLVSGLTDATSRVQRENATLERRLETSTKEVARLREHLEQVRRDAMTDALTNLANRKAFDEELLRACDQAEADNSVVTLAVLDIDHFKRFNDTWGHQTGDQVLRYVASVIGRISKNPRVAARYGGEEFAIIFPGEGALQVEAALNAIREEIGSRALRRRSTNDELGAVTISAGLAQRRPGESGTLLLDRADEALYASKRGGRNMVTNGERLPAAA; encoded by the coding sequence ATGGCCAGTCAGGTCGAAACAGCGCTTCGAGGCCCGGAGGCCTTCCAACTCGCCAGGCGCGCTCTGGCCGAGATGGAAACCGCCGGCGTCTGGCCGACGCCGCTGAATTTCGAGCTGTGGCTGCACTATGTCGGCGATCCCGAAGGTCCGCTGGGCCGCGAGATCACCCGCCTGCTGGGCAACAAGGACGCCTTCACCGAAGGCACGGCCGAGATGCTGGCCGCCGAATACCTGCCGCGCGGCCGTCTGTCGGAAGAGATCCGCGACGCCGGCGCCGTGCTGAACCGCGAACTGTCCAGCGTCTCCGACGCCATCGCCAAGGCCCGTGAGTCCCAGGCTGCCTATGGCGAGACCCTGGCCGAGGCCGGCGCCAATATCGAACAGGCCGCCGCCCCCGCCGATCTGAAACAGCTGGTCAGCGGCCTGACCGACGCCACCTCGCGCGTCCAGCGCGAGAACGCGACCCTCGAACGCCGCCTCGAGACCTCGACCAAGGAAGTGGCCCGCCTGCGCGAACACCTGGAACAGGTGCGCCGCGACGCCATGACCGACGCCCTGACCAATCTCGCCAACCGCAAGGCCTTCGACGAAGAGCTGCTGCGCGCCTGCGATCAGGCCGAGGCCGACAACTCCGTCGTCACCCTCGCCGTCCTCGACATCGATCACTTCAAGCGCTTCAACGACACCTGGGGCCACCAGACCGGCGACCAGGTCCTGCGCTATGTGGCCAGCGTCATCGGCCGTATCTCCAAGAACCCGCGCGTCGCCGCCCGCTACGGCGGCGAGGAGTTCGCGATCATCTTCCCGGGCGAAGGCGCCCTGCAGGTTGAGGCGGCGCTCAACGCCATCCGCGAGGAGATCGGCTCGCGCGCCCTGCGCCGCCGTTCGACCAATGACGAGCTCGGCGCCGTGACCATCTCGGCGGGTCTGGCCCAGCGCCGCCCCGGCGAGAGCGGCACCCTGCTGCTCGACCGCGCCGACGAGGCCCTCTACGCCTCCAAACGCGGCGGCCGGAACATGGTCACCAACGGCGAACGCCTCCCCGCCGCCGCCTGA